In a single window of the Agromyces sp. H17E-10 genome:
- the pta gene encoding phosphate acetyltransferase: MAHSIYICSAEGNTGKSTVALGTLDTLTRRAAKVGVFRPIARSTAERDYVLELLLAHDGVVPLSYDEAIGVSYDEVHADPDAALATIVRRFKAIEGRCDAVVIIGSDYTDVGSPTELAYNARIAANLGTPVLLVLGGRVGEGQNRALSERLGDSDARTPDELAQLSELAVEELEREHASLLGVVVNRADPGRLDEIVAAVRAAGLGPVSGARPATGAGGAASSTEADGAAVWAIPEDQFLVAPSMRTIMQAVDGELYAGDPDLLDREALGVVIAAMSMENVLSRLIEGSVVIVPGDRSEVLLGVLTAHSSQTFPSVSGIVLNGGFPLSEHIVRLVEGLKAGLPIIRTELSSYETALAITHTRGRLAAESQRKRDTALSLFEHHVDADALLDRLEIASPDVVTPLMFEFGLLERARRDRKHIVLPEGYDDRILRAAATLLARDVADLTILGEEIEIRSRAIGLGLDISRATVLSNHDFVYVTRFAEEYQKRRAHKGVTLEQARERVQDVSYFGTMMVELGMADGMVSGAAHTTAHTIKPSFEIIKTKPGVDVVSSVFLMALADRVLVYGDCAIVPDPTAEQLADIAISSARTAAQFGIEPRIAMLSYSTGESGAGADVDKVRLATELVRERAPELAVEGPIQYDAAADAAVARTKLPESEVAGRATVFVFPDLNTGNNTYKAVQRSAGAVAIGPVLQGLNKPVNDLSRGALVQDIVNTVAITAIQAADAS, encoded by the coding sequence GCACGCTCGACACCCTGACCCGGCGTGCCGCGAAGGTCGGCGTGTTCCGGCCCATCGCGCGGTCGACCGCCGAACGCGACTACGTGCTCGAGCTGCTGCTCGCGCACGACGGCGTCGTGCCGCTCTCGTACGACGAGGCGATCGGCGTCTCGTACGACGAGGTGCACGCCGACCCCGACGCGGCACTCGCGACGATCGTGCGGCGCTTCAAGGCGATCGAGGGGCGGTGCGACGCGGTCGTCATCATCGGGTCGGACTATACCGACGTGGGCAGCCCGACCGAGCTCGCCTACAACGCCCGCATCGCCGCGAACCTCGGCACCCCCGTGCTGCTCGTGCTCGGCGGCCGTGTCGGCGAAGGACAGAACCGGGCGCTCAGCGAACGACTCGGCGACAGCGACGCCCGCACGCCCGACGAGCTCGCCCAGCTCTCCGAGCTCGCGGTCGAGGAGCTCGAGCGCGAGCACGCGTCGCTTCTCGGCGTCGTCGTCAACCGCGCCGACCCCGGCCGGCTCGACGAGATCGTCGCGGCGGTGCGGGCGGCCGGGCTCGGGCCGGTGTCGGGCGCCCGCCCGGCGACCGGCGCCGGCGGCGCGGCATCCTCGACCGAGGCCGACGGCGCGGCTGTCTGGGCGATCCCGGAAGACCAGTTCCTCGTCGCCCCGTCGATGCGCACGATCATGCAGGCCGTCGACGGCGAGCTGTACGCGGGCGACCCCGACCTCCTCGACCGCGAGGCGCTCGGCGTCGTGATCGCCGCGATGTCGATGGAGAACGTGCTCTCGCGGCTCATCGAGGGTTCGGTCGTGATCGTGCCGGGCGACCGCAGCGAGGTGCTGCTCGGCGTGCTGACGGCGCACTCGTCGCAGACGTTCCCCTCGGTGTCGGGCATCGTGCTGAACGGCGGGTTCCCGCTCTCCGAGCACATCGTGCGACTCGTCGAGGGCCTGAAGGCCGGGCTGCCGATCATCCGCACCGAGCTGTCGAGCTACGAGACCGCGCTCGCGATCACGCACACACGCGGCCGCCTCGCCGCCGAGTCGCAGCGCAAGCGCGACACCGCGCTCTCGCTCTTCGAGCACCACGTCGACGCCGATGCCCTGCTCGACCGGCTCGAGATCGCGAGCCCCGACGTCGTCACGCCGCTCATGTTCGAGTTCGGGTTGCTCGAGCGCGCGCGTCGCGACCGCAAGCACATCGTGCTGCCCGAGGGCTACGACGACCGCATCCTGCGCGCCGCGGCGACGCTCCTCGCGCGCGACGTCGCCGACCTCACGATCCTCGGCGAGGAGATCGAGATCCGCTCGCGCGCGATCGGGCTCGGCCTCGACATCTCGCGCGCGACCGTGCTCTCGAACCACGACTTCGTCTACGTCACCCGCTTCGCCGAGGAGTACCAGAAGCGCCGCGCCCACAAGGGCGTCACGCTCGAGCAGGCGCGCGAGCGCGTGCAGGACGTGTCGTACTTCGGCACCATGATGGTGGAGCTCGGCATGGCCGACGGCATGGTGTCGGGCGCCGCGCACACCACCGCGCACACGATCAAGCCCTCGTTCGAGATCATCAAGACGAAGCCCGGCGTCGACGTCGTCTCGAGCGTGTTCCTCATGGCCCTCGCCGACCGGGTGCTCGTCTACGGCGACTGCGCGATCGTGCCCGACCCGACCGCCGAGCAGCTCGCCGACATCGCGATCTCGTCGGCCCGCACGGCGGCGCAGTTCGGCATCGAGCCGCGCATCGCGATGCTGTCGTACTCGACCGGGGAGTCGGGCGCGGGCGCCGACGTCGACAAGGTGCGGCTGGCGACGGAGCTCGTGCGCGAGCGCGCGCCCGAGCTCGCCGTCGAGGGGCCGATCCAGTACGACGCGGCCGCCGACGCCGCGGTCGCCCGTACGAAGCTGCCCGAGTCGGAGGTCGCGGGTCGGGCGACGGTCTTCGTGTTCCCCGACCTCAACACGGGCAACAACACGTACAAGGCGGTGCAGCGGTCGGCCGGTGCGGTCGCCATCGGGCCGGTGCTCCAAGGCCTCAACAAGCCGGTGAACGACCTCTCCCGCGGGGCGCTCGTACAGGACATCGTCAACACCGTGGCCATCACGGCGATCCAGGCGGCGGATGCCTCGTGA